In Triticum aestivum cultivar Chinese Spring chromosome 5B, IWGSC CS RefSeq v2.1, whole genome shotgun sequence, the following proteins share a genomic window:
- the LOC123110685 gene encoding protein rough sheath 2 has protein sequence MEMKERQRWRPEEDAILRSYVRQYGPREWNLVAQRMNVPLDRDAKSCLERWKNYLRPGIKKGSLTDDEQRLVIRLQAKHGNKWKKIAAEVPGRTAKRLGKWWEVFKEKQQREIRDSRRPPPEPSPDERGRYEWLLENFAEKLVKERQQVGVGATPLHHHLMAAPMLPPWMSSTATNGAPVSPAPPSPSVTLSLASAVVPPPTAAPWMQQQQQMAEDGAAFGFARPPPAPGMVPDAPQAALAELAECCRELDEGHRAWAAHRKEASWRLKRVELQLESERACRRREAAEEFEAKMRALWEEQAAAVERLEAEYREKVAGLRRDAEIKEQKMAEQWAAKHARLTKFLEQVGSSCRRWPPGEMNGR, from the coding sequence ATGGAGATGAAGGAGAGACAGCGGTGGCGGCCTGAGGAAGACGCCATCCTCCGCTCCTACGTCCGGCAGTATGGCCCCCGCGAGTGGAACCTGGTGGCGCAGCGCATGAACGTGCCCCTCGACCGCGACGCCAAGTCCTGCCTCGAGCGCTGGAAGAACTACCTCCGCCCCGGCATCAAGAAgggctccctcaccgacgacgagCAGCGCCTCGTCATCCGCCTCCAGGCCAAGCACGGCAACAAGTGgaagaagatcgccgccgaggtgCCTGGCCGGACGGCGAAGCGGCTCGGCAAGTGGTGGGAGGTGTTCAAGGAGAAGCAGCAGCGGGAGATCAGGGACAGCCGGAGGCCGCCACCTGAGCCCAGCCCCGACGAGAGGGGAAGGTACGAGTGGCTGCTCGAGAACTTCGCCGAGAAGCTCGTCAAGGAGAGGCAGCAGGTGGGAGTGGGCGCGACGCCGCTGCACCACCACCTCATGGCGGCTCCCATGCTCCCGCCCTGGATGTCGTCCACCGCTACCAACGGCGCGCCCGTCTCTccggcgccaccgtcgccgtccGTGACGCTCAGCCTTGCCTCCGCCGTCGTCCCGCCCCCGACCGCCGCGCCGtggatgcagcagcagcagcagatggcGGAGGACGGCGCCGCGTTCGGGTTCGCCAGGCCGCCACCGGCGCCGGGCATGGTGCCGGATGCTCCTCAGGCAGCGCTGGCGGAGCTGGCCGAGTGCTGCAGGGAGCTGGACGAGGGGCACCGCGCGTGGGCCGCGCACCGGAAAGAGGCATCGTGGAGGCTGAAGCGCGTGGAGCTGCAGCTGGAGTCGGAGCGCGCGTGCCGGCGGCGCGAGGCCGCGGAGGAGTTCGAGGCCAAGATGCGAGCGCTGTGGGAGGAGCAGGCGGCCGCCGTGGAGCGCCTGGAGGCGGAGTACCGGGAGAAGGTGGCCGGGCTCCGGCGTGATGCCGAGATCAAGGAGCAGAAGATGGCGGAGCAATGGGCCGCCAAGCACGCCCGCCTTACCAAGTTCCTTGAGCAGGTCGGCTCGTCGTGCCGCCGCTGGCCGCCCGGCGAGATGAACGGCCGCTGA